Proteins found in one Halobaculum sp. MBLA0147 genomic segment:
- a CDS encoding HalX domain-containing protein, with translation MSEDLPSVLVVEDEADLADLYAAWLGGEYDVRTAYGGHEAIDQLSEEIDVILLDRRMPGLSGDEVLVSVRDRGVDARVAMVTAVEPDFDIVEMGFDDYLVKPVTREKLMETVESLLRRSEYDSGVQELYAVASKKAVLESEKGQAALEESEEYADLEARYDELQAELDTQIEEFSDHGEFEQAFKQFDKGDPSEDDDGDDDLDFGI, from the coding sequence ATGAGTGAGGATCTCCCGTCAGTGCTGGTCGTCGAGGACGAGGCCGATCTCGCGGATCTGTACGCGGCCTGGCTCGGCGGCGAGTACGACGTCCGGACGGCGTACGGCGGTCACGAGGCGATCGACCAGTTGAGTGAGGAGATCGACGTGATCCTCCTCGACCGTCGGATGCCGGGCCTGTCGGGCGACGAGGTGCTGGTGTCCGTCCGCGATCGCGGCGTCGACGCCCGCGTCGCGATGGTCACGGCCGTCGAGCCCGACTTCGACATCGTCGAGATGGGGTTCGACGACTACCTGGTGAAGCCGGTCACCCGCGAGAAGCTGATGGAGACCGTCGAGTCGCTGCTGCGGCGCAGCGAGTACGACAGTGGTGTCCAAGAGCTGTACGCCGTCGCCTCGAAGAAGGCGGTCCTCGAGTCGGAGAAGGGGCAGGCCGCGCTCGAAGAGTCGGAAGAGTACGCGGATCTCGAGGCGCGGTACGACGAACTCCAAGCCGAACTCGACACGCAGATCGAGGAGTTCTCCGACCACGGCGAGTTCGAGCAGGCGTTCAAGCAGTTCGACAAGGGCGACCCCAGCGAGGACGACGACGGCGACGACGACCTCGACTTCGGGATCTGA
- a CDS encoding luciferase, whose protein sequence is MNVTTATTTGRTAIERTGIDGVVVKPTETAPLAATDTPFDLVCVDYEGREALPDAETLAALADRTTLRVTTPVRADGFDPLGDDGLLDRLPADARRVLVAGHGAYLDDAEQERAVAPRLGAAVETAADPWVGTESVERLALAAGGVQYELLSRRTESALRGLRAAGFEGDVAVYAPTVPTDDEDAILDAVGAYAARRGPVRRALPDDAATDASASGRAREVLTQAVRDYALVGDHETVGERVSTLKEAGADLVVGYPAAGIETFTE, encoded by the coding sequence ATGAACGTGACAACGGCGACGACGACGGGACGTACGGCGATCGAACGGACGGGGATCGACGGCGTGGTGGTGAAACCGACGGAGACGGCGCCGCTGGCGGCGACCGACACGCCGTTCGATCTGGTGTGTGTCGACTACGAGGGGCGCGAGGCGCTCCCGGACGCGGAGACGCTGGCGGCGCTCGCGGACCGGACCACACTCCGCGTGACGACGCCGGTGCGTGCCGACGGGTTCGACCCGCTCGGCGACGACGGGCTGCTCGACAGACTCCCGGCGGACGCGCGACGGGTCCTCGTCGCGGGCCACGGCGCGTACCTCGACGATGCCGAGCAGGAGCGAGCCGTCGCGCCGCGACTCGGTGCCGCCGTCGAGACGGCGGCGGATCCGTGGGTCGGCACCGAGAGTGTCGAACGACTGGCGCTGGCCGCCGGCGGGGTACAGTACGAACTCCTCTCGCGGCGGACCGAGTCCGCCCTGCGTGGGCTGCGTGCCGCCGGCTTCGAGGGCGACGTGGCGGTGTACGCGCCGACGGTGCCGACGGACGACGAGGACGCGATCCTCGACGCCGTCGGGGCGTACGCGGCACGGCGCGGCCCCGTCCGGCGGGCGCTGCCGGACGACGCCGCGACCGACGCGAGTGCCTCGGGGCGCGCCAGAGAGGTGTTGACCCAGGCGGTCCGCGACTACGCGCTGGTCGGTGACCACGAGACCGTCGGCGAGCGCGTGTCGACACTCAAAGAGGCCGGTGCGGACCTCGTCGTCGGCTACCCCGCGGCCGGGATCGAGACGTTCACCGAGTGA